One window of the Lepeophtheirus salmonis chromosome 7, UVic_Lsal_1.4, whole genome shotgun sequence genome contains the following:
- the LOC121121514 gene encoding tektin-B1 encodes MSGAYCERITTRYQPLDWHARNSKIVSTSRDVRDRSLNLRKDAQLLRVETDKNTKWNQFDNNVRLSERISEIKKWKKSLDINLSQVRDEIFVLKEAKEACEKAIEAKHLPYDITKECLLLRENGRRKYEIVSDSVESLLKAEVHEIDKIKNVLRNVCDEAWDQLNSLEEIQQRLEIDIQDKEEAISIDMEQLSLTPMSTGISHKPNATRMPQGILQPQAWHEFSADNKLTGERQMLKSQKLRTKIYHLIENTSNDLRATVDTTNFEFRKRQHEIKRSIEEIDYNINTTREEIKWQENNVRDLEMALIAKTNPLKLAETRLENRTRRPHIELCQDSGTDGLINEVETLRASISNLEMKTDSAKETLTELLDNLNILMKDRERKKLCLSMEDRCMDIRKQIKFHDYNVNSQIDKNMKFVGILRKKTKFLENSFA; translated from the exons atgtcagGTGCCTATTGTGAAAGAATTACTACACGTTATCAACCTTTAGACTGGCATGCCCGTAATTCCAAGATAGTTTCAACATCTAGAGATGTGAGAGATCGCTCTTTGAATTTGAGAAAGGATGCCCAGCTCCTCAGAGTAGAAActgacaaaaatacaaaatggaatcAGTTTGATAACAATGTTCGTCTGTCTGAAAG GATAtcggaaattaaaaaatggaagaaatctCTTGATATCAATTTATCCCAAGTTAGAGAcgaaatatttgtattgaaagAAGCCAAAGAGGCTTGTGAAAAAGCAATAGAGGCTAAACATCTTCCTTATGATATTACAAAGGAGTGTCTTTTGCTTAGAGAAAATGGAAGAAGAAAATACGAAATTGTTAGCGATTCCGTTGAATCCTTACTCAAGGCAGAAGTTcatgaaattgataaaataaaaaatgtgctTCGAAACGTTTGTGATGAGGCATGGGATCAACTAAATTCGTTGGAAGAAATCCAACAAAGATTGGAAATAGATATACAGGATAAAGAGGAAGCCATTTCTATTGATATGGAACAGCTAAGTTTGACTCCTATGTCTACAGGGATTAGCCACAAACCAAATGCAACTAGGATGCCGCAGgg gATTTTACAGCCTCAAGCTTGGCATGAATTCTCAGCCGATAATAAATTAACAGGAGAAAGGCAGATGCTGAAATCCCAGAAGCTGAGAACCAAGATTTATCATCTTATAGAAAATACATCTAATGACCTTCGGGCAACTGTTGACACAACTAATTTTGAGTTTCGTAAAAGACAACATGAAATAAAAAGGTCCATCGAGGAAATTGATTACAATATCAACACA ACTCGAGAAGAAATTAAATGGCAAGAAAATAATGTACGGGATTTAGAAATGGCTTTAATTGCAAAAACAAATCCGCTGAAGTTAGCAGAAACAAGACTTGAAAATCGAACTCGTCGACCTCACATCGAACTATGTCAGGACTCTGGAACAGATGGATTGATTAATGAAGTTGAAACTTTGAGAGCCTCAATTTCAAATCTAGAAATGAAGACTGATTCTGCTAA ggAAACTCTTACCGAACTCTTGGATAAtctcaatattttaatgaaagatCGTGAGAGGAAGAAGCTTTGTTTGTCCATGGAAGACAGATGTATGGATATTCGAAAGCAAATCAAGTTTCATGACTACAATGTCAATtctcaaattgataaaaatatgaagtttgTCGGGatacttagaaaaaaaaccaaattcttAGAGAATTCATTTGCTTAA
- the LOC121121512 gene encoding NHL repeat-containing protein 2 has translation MEDLLNQSLMLDAALHGMKNSSEQKKRIKEFLSEHQGVEIPSSLLTSPELEWFNKSSEGLSGKIIILDFFTYCCINCIHAMPILEALDSKYSKKDVSLIGVHSAKFLNEKSSKNIQHALSRYGIFRPVVNDHSYTLWNVFAITCWPSILIIDQNLRLRKYFVGENFLKGVETFVDTLLDIPSEVSPELTLMKPLNLQGLYYPGKMSTLKGKICISDGGNHRILVFGDLPDPIVIGDGSKGFMDGPFNTTRFSSPQGVFIYDDNTIFVADTGNHLIRKISLKDASVSTILGTGEKGLDFIGGNRMRDQAISSPWDLCIGPGPKGSGEVLYIAMAGSHQIWGYGLTDTEWWKGVKREAGMGFAIAGNGREENRNNSYPHQASFAQPSGICYYEEYESIFIADSESSSIRRLNLKDGSVKNVSGGERDPTNLFAFGDVDGKGINAKLQHPLSVTPFIDGNLLVCDSYNHKLKIIGNLNDKSPNCTTFQPSVFLTLQEPSDIIYSSFDGLIYVCDTNNHQILVYNASNNELRTMDIPIINPVKSKSRIKKEDINIKFKLKSKSFQICLISKTENKRIQDGKLLEKSNFCSTSTKLDANKFIINCNTKDLSGNICILLNIMVCNSEDKTCKMTQINYILDYSVSCSAVEEEDRKEIEI, from the exons ATGGAAGATCTTTTGAACCAAAGTTTGATGCTGGATGCAGCTCTACATGGAATGAAAAATAGTTCCGAACAAAAAAAACGTATCAAGGAGTTTTTGAGCGAACACCAGGGTGTGGAAATTCCCTCTTCACTTTTAACATCTCCC GAATTAGAATGGTTTAATAAATCATCTGAAGGACTTTCtggaaaaataatcatattagaCTTTTTTACGTATTGTTGTATCAATTGTATTCATGCAATGCCTATATTGGAAGCACTTGATtccaaatactcaaaaaaagaTGTATCACTAATTGGAGTCCATAGTGCAAAATTTCTTAATGAAAAATCTTCGAAAAATATTCAGCATGCCCTATCTCGTTATGGCATATTCCGTCCTGTTGTCAATGACCATTCATATACACTTTGGAACGTATTCGCTATTACCTGCTGGCCTTCTATACTCATTATTGATCAGAATTTAAGATTGAGAAAATACTTTGTCGGAGAAAATTTTCTCAAAGGGGTTGAAACTTTTGTAGATACTCTTTTGGATATTCCGAGTGAAGTATCACCTGAATTAACCTTGATGAAACCTTTAAATCTTCAAGGACTATATTATCCTGGGAAGATGAGCACTTTAAAGGGTAAAATTTGTATATCCGATGGTGGAAATCATCGTATTCTTGTGTTTGGCGATTTGCCTGATCCTATTGTTATTGGGGATGGTTCTAAAGGATTTATGGACGGGCCTTTCAATACGACAAGATTTTCTTCTCCACAAGGTGTTTTCATTTACGATGATAACACTATTTTCGTTGCCGATACTGGGAATCATCTCATAAGAAAGATCAGTTTAAAAGATGCTTCTGTATCAACAATTTTAGGAACTGGTGAAAAAGGGCTAGATTTCATTGGTGGAAATAGAATGCGAGATCAAGCTATTTCTTCGCCATGGGATTTGTGTATTGGGCCTGGTCCAAAGGGATCCGGTGAAGTTCTTTATATAGCTATGGCTGGTTCACATCAGATCTGGGGATATGGATTAACGGATACTGAATGGTGGAAGGGTGTTAAAAGGGAGGCTGGGATGGGATTTGCCATAGCTGGAAATGGCAGAGAGGAAAATCGTAATAACTCATACCCACACCAGGCGTCATTTGCACAACCATCTGGAATTTGTTATTATGAAGAATATGAGTCAATATTTATTGCTGATAGTGAAAGCTCCTCAATAAGAAGACTGAACCTAAAGGATGGGTCTGTAAAAAATGTTAGTGGTGGCGAGCGTGATCCAACTAATCTATTTGCTTTTGGTGACGTTGATGGTAAGGGAATCAACGCCAAATTGCAACATCCATTAAGTGTTACTCCATTCATTGATGGAAACTTACTTGTATGTGATTCTTATAATCATAAGCTTAAAATTATTGGAAACCTTAATGACAAATCTCCAAATTGTACAACTTTTCAACCCTCAGTTTTTTTGACTCTTCAAGAGCCGTCAGATATTATCTACTCGAGCTTTGATGGCCTCATTTATGTTTGTGATACTAATAACCACCAAATTTTAGTCTATAATGCTTCTAATAATGAATTGAGAACCATGGATATCCCTATAATAAATCCAGTTAAGAGTAAATCGAGGATTAAGAAAgaagatattaatataaagtttaaattgaaATCTAAGTCTTTTCAAATCTGCCTTATTTCCAAAACTGAGAATAAAAGAATCCAGGACGGAAAGTtattagaaaaaagtaatttttgttccACATCAACAAAACTAgatgcaaataaatttataattaattgtaatacgAAGGACTTAAGTGGTAATATTTGTATCCTATTGAATATAATGGTCTGTAATTCTGAAGATAAAACCTGTAAAATGACACAAATCAACTATATACTTGATTATTCTGTCTCATGTTCTGCGGTTGAGGAAGAAGACAggaaagaaatagaaatatag
- the LOC121121511 gene encoding uncharacterized protein — protein MDSSSSINCGYSSMSSSNTSVSNKPAEYVSDKGLRLRSYFRRRPVPFKRAVDLDMQVGSATFLVSLCEEVEECTYVGDEELVHQFLDPKGLQLSHALEISKRSLRVPSFSTESHEEDEEEDEYFSTVEERRKKERAKKREAAQRVSDGEFLRNPIERSKVFSSRKESLMTKVIEMDTICGSKSFILIVCPEKEAAYYQGSEELVSQFFISGLSSSMIHRDINIRPFEPDETECNICSVPHCNVSRNTLSKWRLAAMDLFGFPDNIPMTMYACPEADRDQWIAELDLDPSIQGKITVCSLHFREGFPTDDFPYPTELLSETNYETTFQGTKTSSWRQGVDYKKSNEDFISDILDDILINVDKKAKENEDIRSQHLAFTRLTNSRSWKKKFSYKRLSLWKPSRITKDLSSLRNQPYYKKLIRYYCKRKRYGYCRFCKMRLNDSKEIFEHIRIQHFGLTSRLNNSCDIDAKSSSLPIDVELSDIETKMYLNKLYPKQDVPTKNPKKKYVCGVCQSQFDLHGIFVHMKQVHKGMLCQYCLKLFMEVNELEAHLKRDHKVHSRYYHSFDKFEEISGSRYNFVCGQCNKMVRFSDLKNSAHKCTSSSSTVCSNCDRTFTGSYQLELHLVNGWCKMDSTKEISFIEASKLYKVLTGKKLSHSDVLKHKGLSAILPLSETKKAQVSSTKEFSVADRQILMKYHSVRNNKKVSNFKSSRIITSLPLNGNIYCGAKSRGISNNLRKEIKEEGYKYEDIKDCNITRLGKSLIVNFESPVKIVPPLKLHFNQAMKPLSNVRRTISQSKANDSQATRHSSTEDKENLDTARLEETADSSNSFNGLEDEDQQIIAETTSKEHKLQRLQREYEEIIEDLSNMRNVIQHFSNKCLVCQQAHLVCVDSTYLLSHLFIVHDNPTVVSILKEDPQKSINRMKRYLKDTKSKEIIFSYQQDKDLIIDFYSCSYCSTKSCSTNEDLFRHLEKEHSQKVLTCNLCQSIFLNYGSFISHVCYGPPTNSQKQKAAKFNCKVCLRQDLSSFLIFQNHVRRDHNICEICFKCQGSQESLYSHCLQHSQELMCMKCFLAYDEYDQFRKHLYFKHYDECRICGICYQKTWPHVYHFCIQDLPSSCEVCDKKFKSTKQYRVHMRTHTNIHPYVCSASNCSKAFISKQLLWKHQIRRHPDLSISATKALEDKRNSKEVLKYKASSIHVIRDIQVIIEDIINDTIVERKVEDAPVLEDNPTDPEPEKEIDPLQAAVASIMGDDGIFNTKTSPVKPLNIQSPATPTKTNIQNNNNSIVQASAGLINSNVPAAPSIPKIQEPPKIMHPSEYFNKKPRAYSDTDSDEEDNKFKKKKSVFPISGASSAPVVGGIWNQDLLFVSNGPNTGKAKVRKPGMNKTGSGLKVMKPITEGVSGGILSKISTPQTPVAPKTTFTSLDPNSITKKLGTGGWEVCLSESSGDSDAGGPDKPKKS, from the exons ATGGATTCCTCGAGCAGCATCAACTGTGGGTACAGCAGCATGAGCAGTAGCAATACGAGTGTATCAAATAAACCCGCGGAATATGTATCGGACAAGGGCCTACGCCTCAGGTCCTATTTTCGTCGAAGACCTGTTCCTTTCAAAAGAGCGGTGGATTTGGACATGCAGGTCGGGAGTGCCACGTTTCTGGTCTCCCTTTGCGAAGAGGTGGAGGAGTGCACCTACGTCGGGGACGAGGAGCTCGTGCATCAGTTCCTGGATCCCAAGGGACTTCAACTCTCGCATGCTCTTGAAATCTCCAAACGCAGTTTGAG AGTACCATCTTTTTCTACGGAGAGCCATGAAGAGGATGAAGAAGaggatgaatatttttcaaccGTCGAAGAAAGACGTAAGAAAGAACGCGCCAAGAAACGGGAAGCTGCACAACGGGTATCTGATGGAGAATTCCTTAGAAATCCTATTGAACGTTCTAAAGTTTTTTCTTCGAGGAAAGAATCTCTTATGACTAAAGTGATAGAAATGGACACTATTTGCGGATCgaaatccttcattttaatagttTGTCCTGAAAAAGAAGCAGCATATTATCAAGGGAGTGAAGAATTAGTTTCACAGTTTTTTATATCCGGTCTTTCCTCCTCCATGATCCATAGAGACATTAATATCAGGCCCTTTGAACCGGATGAAACGGAATGCAATATTTGTTCTGTGCCTCATTGTAATGTATCGCGTAATACTTTATCTAAGTGGAGATTAGCTGCCATGGACTTGTTTGGATTTCCAGATAATATACCTATGACTATGTATGCATGTCCTGAAGCTGATCGAGATCAATGGATCGCAGAACTTGATTTAGATCCTAGTATTCAAGGGAAAATAACAGTGTGCTCTCTTCATTTCAGAGAAGGTTTTCCTACTGATGACTTCCCCTATCCTACTGAATTACTCTCTGAAACAAATTATGAAACTACATTTCAAGGGACAAAAACTTCTAGTTGGCGTCAAGGAGTAGATTATAAAAAGTCGAATGAGGATTTTATTTCTGACATTTTAGATGACATATTGATTAATGTTGATAAAAAAGCGAAAGAAAATGAGGACATTAGATCACAACATCTTGCTTTTACACGTTTAACAAACTCTAGGTCGTGGAAGAAGAAATTTAGCTATAAAAGACTTTCATTATGGAAACCATCAAGAATAACTAAAGACCTTTCTAGCTTAAGGAATCAACcctattataaaaagttaattaggTACTATTGCAAGCGAAAGCGTTATGGATATTGCCGCTTTTGTAAAATGAGACTAAATgattcaaaagaaatttttgaGCACATTCGTATTCAACATTTTGGACTGACCTCTCGTTTAAATAATTCATGTGATATAGACGCGAAGAGTTCTTCTTTGCCTATAGATGTAGAGTTATCAGACATCgagacaaaaatgtatttgaacaaattatacCCGAAACAAGATGTTCCAACTAAAAACCCCAAGAAAAAGTACGTGTGCGGTGTTTGTCAATCACAGTTTGATCTGCATGGGATTTTTGTCCATATGAAACAAGTCCATAAAGGAATGTTATGTCAATATTGCCTTAAACTTTTTATGGAAGTTAATGAGTTGGAAGCTCATTTAAAAAGGGATCACAAAGTTCATAGCAGATATTATcattcatttgataaatttgaagaaatttctGGTTctagatataattttgtttgtggTCAATGTAATAAAATGGTTCGCTttagtgatttaaaaaactCTGCACATAAGTGTACATCATCAAGTTCAACAGTCTGTTCTAATTGTGATAGGACTTTTACTGGTTCTTATCAGTTAGAGTTGCATTTAGTGAATGGGTGGTGTAAGATGGATTCAACtaaagaaatttcatttattgaagCATCCAAATTGTATAAAGTGCTTACGGGTAAAAAATTATCTCATTCAGATGTTTTAAAACATAAGGGCTTGAGTGCTATTTTACCATTAAGTGAAACAAAAAAAGCACAAGTATCATCTACGAAGGAATTCTCGGTGGCAGATcgtcagattttaatgaaatatcactCTGTTcgcaataacaaaaaagtatcGAATTTCAAATCATCTCGAATTATAACAAGTCTCCCCTTAAACGGTAATATATATTGTGGTGCTAAAAGCAGAGGTATTTCTAATAACCTTAGAAAAGAAATTAAGGAAGAAGGTTATAAATATGAAGATATCAAGGATTGTAATATTACTCGGTTAGGTAAAAGTTTAATTGTTAACTTTGAGAGCCCTGTGAAGATTGTACCCCCTCTTAAACTTCACTTCAATCAAGCAATGAAACCCTTGAGTAATGTTCGACGGACTATTTCTCAGTCCAAAGCTAATGACTCTCAAGCAACAAGACATTCATCCACTGAGGATAAAGAAAATTTGGATACGGCACGTCTTGAAGAAACGGCAGACAGTAGTAATTCCTTCAATGGCTTAGAAGATGAGGATCAACAGATAATTGCTGAAACAACAAGTAAAGAACATAAGCTTCAAAGACTTCAGAGAGAGTATGAAGAAATTATTGAGGACCTCAGTAATATGCGCAACGTTATTCagcatttttcaaacaaatgcTTAGTATGTCAACAGGCTCACCTTGTTTGTGTAGATAGTACATACTTGCTCtcccatttatttattgttcatgACAATCCAACAGTAGTTTCCATTTTAAAAGAAGATCCCCAAAAGTCCATCAATCGAATGAAGCGTTATCTGAAAGATACAAAAtccaaagaaataatatttagctATCAACAAGATAAAGATTTAATTATCGATTTTTATAGCTGCTCTTATTGCTCAACTAAATCCTGCTCGACGAATGAGGATCTCTTCCGTCACTTGGAAAAAGAACATTCACAAAAAGTCCTTACTTGTAACCTCTgccaaagtatatttttaaattatgggaGTTTTATAAGTCATGTCTGTTATGGTCCTCCGACAAATTCTCAAAAGCAAAAGGCTgctaaatttaattgtaaagtGTGTCTCAGGCAAGACCTTTCTTCATTTCTCATTTTCCAAAATCATGTTCGAAGGGATCACAATATTTGTGAAATTTGTTTCAAG tgTCAGGGATCTCAAGAATCCTTATATTCTCATTGCCTTCAACACTCTCAGGAACTTATGTGCATGAAATGTTTTTTGGCTTATGATGAATATGATCAATTTCGTAAGCATCTATATTTTAAACACTATGATGAGTGCCGTATTTGTGGTATTTGTTATCAGAAAACTTGGCCTCACGTATACCATTTTTGTATCCAAGATTTGCCTTCATCTTGTGAAGTATGCGACAAGAAATTCAAATCAACCAAACAATATAG GGTGCATATGCGTACTCACACAAACATTCATCCTTACGTTTGTTCAGCCAGCAACTGTTCAAAAGCTTTCATTTCCAAACAATTGCTCTGGAAGCACCAAATACGACGCCACCCTGATTTGTCTATATCTGCTACCAAGGCACTTGAAGACAAAAGAAACTCAAAGGAAGTTCTTAAATATAAAGCTTCATCCATCCATGTGATCAGAGACATTCAGGTTATAATTGAGGATATTATCAATGATACAATAGTCGAGCGCAAGGTTGAAGATGCTCCTGTGTTGGAAGATAATCCTACAGATCCAGAACCAGAAAAGGAAATAGATCCTCTTCAAGCCGCTGTTGCTAGTATTATGGGTGATGATGGTATTTTCAATACCAAGACAAGCCCTGTTAAACCTCTAAATATTCAATCTCCTGCCACTCCAACTAAGACTAATATTCAAAACAATAA CAATTCGATTGTGCAAGCTTCAGCTGGTCTTATTAATTCAAATGTACCTGCAGCTCCTTCTATTCCCAAAATACAGGAGCCTCCTAAAATAATGCATCCATccgaatattttaataaaaagccaCGAGCGTATAGTGATACTGATAGTGATGAAGAGGAtaataaattcaagaaaaagaaatctGTTTTCCCAATCAGTGGTGCATCATCTGCTCCAGTTGTTGGAGGAATATGGAACCAGGATTTGTTATTTGTATCCAATGGTCCGAATACAGGTAAAGCCAAAGTTCGTAAACCAGGCATGAATAAAACAGGTAGTGGCCTAAAAGTCATGAAGCCAATTACGGAAGGTGTTAGTGGTGGTATTCTATCCAAGATATCAACTCCTCAAACTCCAGTTGCACCCAAGACCACATTCACTTCACTTGACCCCAATTCCATTACAAAAAAACTTGGTACTGGAGGGTGGGAAGTGTGTCTTTCTGAAAGTTCTGGTGATTCTGATGCTGGAGGCCCtgataaaccaaaaaaaa gttaa
- the LOC139906003 gene encoding uncharacterized protein, protein MFNSSSDEDEDIEDTLKNGDKRRSNDEATSASDICSSDLDTDFSADEFQQTKEEEEEEEEPEVEKPIVTFAPKPLEKVAPPVPAPKPTLKLKIKLPSVNNTPTIPVVRSSSHASSTKLVISKNRKRTGAGTFVSSTKSPSRLSSQNRSLSKKMRESLALNRDSSSSSYTDEDDYSAPPPPPPRAPPPPPPQQQTKINNKSTPKAYVISDAHGTSGLMYNSDPERLYCVCQCPHDEVSEMIGCDAPDCQKEWFHFECVGILVPPAGKWYCPECSSRYKIRS, encoded by the coding sequence ATGTTTAATAGTTCAAGTGACGAAGATGAAGATATTGAAGATACATTAAAGAATGGAGATAAGCGCAGGAGTAATGATGAAGCAACTTCTGCAAGTGACATTTGTTCTTCAGATCTTGACACTGATTTCAGTGCTGATGAATTTCAGCAAACcaaagaagaagaggaggaggaggaggagccTGAAGTCGAGAAACCTATTGTGACTTTTGCTCCAAAACCCCTTGAAAAGGTCGCTCCTCCAGTCCCTGCTCCAAAACCAACTTTGAAGCTCAAAATTAAGTTACCTAGTGTTAATAATACTCCAACCATACCAGTTGTTCGCTCTTCTTCTCATGCAAGTAGTACAAAATTAGTCATCTCCAAGAATCGCAAAAGAACAGGAGCCGGTACTTTCGTTTCGTCTACAAAATCTCCGTCTCGACTCTCCTCTCAAAATCGTTCATTATCGAAAAAAATGCGTGAAAGTTTGGCATTAAATCGTGATTCCAGCTCTTCATCTTACACAGACGAAGATGATTATTCTGCACCTCCCCCTCCACCTCCACGAGCTCCACCCCCTCCACCACCacaacaacaaacaaagatAAACAACAAATCTACACCCAAGGCTTATGTAATAAGTGATGCACATGGAACATCTGGCTTAATGTATAATTCTGATCCCGAAAGACTTTATTGTGTTTGCCAATGCCCTCATGATGAGGTTTCTGAAATGATTGGTTGTGATGCCCCTGACTGTCAAAAAGAGTGGTTTCATTTTGAATGTGTTGGTATATTAGTACCTCCAGCTGGTAAATGGTATTGTCCAGAATGTTCAAGTCGATATAAAATTCGTTCGTGA